A genome region from Aurantiacibacter sp. MUD61 includes the following:
- a CDS encoding ArnT family glycosyltransferase, whose amino-acid sequence MSSAAMAATLPETAPAASSASSDARFWPLVALVVLLVVQASMTFTRAINWDEFFFYHQVAAFAEGELDSPLQTFNTRIFFWLPGLFGSNVDHIVAARLVMMLFEIGTLAGLYVIARRFTDCATAVFVPLLYLSAGYVLQHGMSFRVDPMAACLLVGALAVLVRSKLDWKSIVLFGLFAGIAGMVTIKAVLYLPAFAAIATMRLLNAQKKRGTFVRIAACGIAALACFAALFFWHSSAVTGGSQSVNAPPSLLADSLSWMFFLGLPPYGSMAVKAMMLAPIFTIAVIAAPFLLKRSERSLPEKIALLGLWFPVFTPFFYTNSAAYLYAYILAPVAVGCVPALEWARRRLSGVLITAALAGIALSVFAVEDRQIIDRQRQLESNVRELFPQPVTYFDHNFMMGSWPKANRFMTPWGMHRYRSGGESVYRMAMERETVPLLLGNWEGIHAFMQHGDDGVLLPPDTAALRENYVAVSPFIYAAGKQFDAGASLSEVEFLVPGEYSVLDNAITLDGQRHEIGERVQIDRGKYAVEVDASADASLVWSSAAGGPREPLSQGPIFVGF is encoded by the coding sequence GTGAGCAGCGCCGCGATGGCAGCGACGCTGCCCGAAACGGCACCCGCGGCTTCGTCAGCATCATCCGATGCGCGGTTTTGGCCACTCGTCGCGCTCGTCGTCTTGCTGGTGGTGCAGGCGAGCATGACATTTACCCGCGCGATAAATTGGGACGAATTTTTCTTTTACCATCAGGTCGCTGCATTCGCCGAAGGCGAGCTTGATAGCCCGTTGCAAACGTTCAACACGCGCATATTCTTTTGGCTGCCCGGCCTTTTCGGCAGCAATGTCGATCATATCGTCGCCGCGCGCTTGGTAATGATGCTCTTTGAAATAGGCACGCTGGCGGGGCTCTATGTGATCGCGCGCCGCTTTACCGACTGCGCGACTGCCGTGTTCGTCCCACTGCTTTATCTTTCCGCTGGATATGTCTTGCAACACGGTATGTCGTTCCGGGTCGATCCGATGGCAGCATGCCTGCTGGTCGGAGCGCTCGCGGTTCTTGTCCGGAGTAAACTGGACTGGAAAAGCATTGTGCTGTTCGGCTTGTTCGCCGGGATCGCTGGTATGGTGACGATCAAGGCAGTTCTTTACCTCCCTGCTTTCGCCGCGATCGCCACCATGCGATTGCTGAATGCGCAGAAAAAACGCGGCACATTTGTGCGGATCGCAGCGTGCGGGATTGCGGCCCTCGCCTGCTTCGCAGCGCTGTTCTTCTGGCACAGCAGCGCAGTTACCGGCGGTTCGCAGTCCGTAAACGCTCCGCCGTCCCTGCTGGCCGATTCGCTAAGCTGGATGTTCTTCCTCGGCCTGCCCCCTTATGGAAGTATGGCAGTGAAGGCGATGATGCTTGCGCCAATCTTCACGATCGCGGTGATCGCAGCGCCTTTCCTGCTCAAACGCTCCGAGAGGTCGCTGCCTGAAAAGATCGCGCTCTTGGGCCTTTGGTTTCCGGTGTTCACCCCCTTTTTCTATACGAATTCCGCCGCCTATCTGTATGCTTACATCCTTGCACCGGTCGCCGTTGGCTGTGTCCCGGCATTGGAGTGGGCCCGACGGAGGCTTTCAGGCGTGCTCATCACAGCTGCGCTCGCGGGAATAGCTCTCAGCGTTTTCGCGGTTGAGGATCGGCAAATCATCGACCGTCAGCGCCAGTTGGAAAGCAACGTGCGCGAGCTGTTCCCGCAACCGGTCACCTATTTCGACCATAACTTCATGATGGGAAGCTGGCCCAAGGCCAATCGCTTCATGACGCCATGGGGCATGCATCGCTACCGTAGCGGAGGAGAATCTGTCTATCGCATGGCGATGGAGCGCGAGACGGTGCCGCTGCTGCTGGGCAATTGGGAAGGTATTCATGCCTTCATGCAGCACGGTGACGATGGCGTTCTTCTGCCGCCCGATACGGCTGCCTTGCGCGAGAATTACGTGGCGGTTTCGCCGTTCATCTACGCCGCCGGAAAGCAATTCGATGCTGGTGCCTCGCTCAGCGAAGTCGAATTCCTTGTTCCCGGAGAATACTCTGTTCTTGACAATGCGATAACCCTCGATGGCCAGCGGCATGAGATCGGCGAACGCGTCCAGATTGATCGCGGAAAATACGCTGTGGAAGTCGACGCTTCGGCCGATGCGAGCCTGGTGTGGTCAAGCGCGGCAGGCGGCCCGCGCGAGCCGCTCTCACAGGGCCCGATTTTTGTCGGCTTCTAG
- a CDS encoding glycosyltransferase family 2 protein, with translation MVKLIIQIPCLNEAESLPETLARLPRRIPGVDVIEFLVVDDGSSDGTAVVARQFGAHHVVSHRRNRGLAAAFRSGVDKALSEGADIIVNTDGDGQYEGADIAALVAPVVEGRADIVIGDRGVADNAHFSRAKRLMQRVGSGVVQSLAGTKVTDAVSGFRAISREAAQRINITTEFSYTTDMLIQAGRKKMAILTVPVRTHAAVRPSRLFKSIPRFIVQTGITMARAFTAHKPLRAFVGTGSLIAFIGLLPILRFLWFVAQGDGSGHIQSLVIGGALLVLGTLVAILGMVADLIAANRKLIEDNLARTRALEDRISDLQASRMDEVQTSRKRAS, from the coding sequence GTGGTTAAACTGATCATCCAGATCCCGTGTCTGAACGAGGCGGAAAGCCTGCCAGAGACGCTCGCGCGGCTTCCACGACGCATTCCGGGCGTCGATGTGATCGAATTTCTGGTGGTGGACGATGGCTCCAGCGACGGGACGGCCGTGGTCGCCCGTCAGTTCGGCGCGCATCACGTGGTGAGCCATCGGCGCAATCGCGGCTTGGCTGCCGCTTTCCGCTCGGGCGTGGACAAGGCATTGTCTGAAGGCGCGGATATTATCGTCAACACGGATGGTGACGGACAATATGAGGGCGCGGATATCGCTGCGCTTGTCGCTCCGGTGGTCGAAGGCCGCGCGGACATCGTGATCGGGGACCGCGGCGTTGCAGACAATGCGCACTTCTCGCGTGCCAAGCGCCTCATGCAGCGTGTGGGATCGGGCGTGGTGCAATCGCTCGCAGGCACGAAAGTGACCGATGCGGTCAGCGGTTTTCGCGCCATCAGCCGCGAAGCTGCGCAGCGCATCAATATAACCACCGAATTCTCCTACACCACCGACATGCTGATCCAGGCGGGTCGCAAGAAGATGGCGATCCTGACGGTGCCGGTGCGCACCCATGCCGCCGTTCGTCCTAGCCGCCTCTTCAAGTCGATCCCGCGCTTTATCGTGCAAACCGGCATCACGATGGCCCGCGCCTTTACCGCGCACAAACCGCTGCGCGCCTTTGTTGGCACGGGATCGCTGATCGCTTTTATCGGACTGCTGCCGATCCTGCGTTTCCTATGGTTTGTCGCCCAAGGAGACGGGAGCGGACATATCCAGTCGCTCGTCATCGGCGGTGCGCTGCTGGTGCTCGGCACGCTGGTCGCCATCCTTGGCATGGTCGCCGATCTCATCGCCGCCAACCGCAAGCTGATCGAAGATAACCTCGCGCGGACACGCGCCCTGGAAGACCGCATTTCGGATCTGCAGGCGAGCCGCATGGATGAAGTGCAAACGAGCCGAAAGCGCGCCTCGTGA
- a CDS encoding DMT family transporter: MQQSDKAGLVFALAGFVLLSIGDAIVKSIADEWTPTALAAFRYSLGFAALSGLLAYKEGGAPFRTIPRPAIQAMRGLGVGIATLAFFGSVWLMPLADAVAITFTQPMITALLASVFLGERLRASTIIATIVAFIGVLIILRPNFAEIGFAALLPVLCAFGMAVLMTANRAARGAGSSLAAQVYVAGGAAVVLVSAAVLGEASGYAAVDFYWPEWHVMARAACVAVTATCAHWLIFMGTQRAGAATIAPMTYVQILVATTLAWIFFNEAPDAIAMGGAALIIGSGLWLWYLGRRRDAASSTVSRGVSRR; the protein is encoded by the coding sequence ATGCAACAATCGGACAAGGCCGGACTGGTCTTCGCACTGGCGGGCTTCGTCCTGCTGTCGATTGGCGACGCGATCGTGAAAAGCATTGCCGATGAATGGACGCCCACGGCGCTTGCCGCTTTCCGCTACTCGCTGGGCTTTGCCGCGCTGTCTGGTCTGCTGGCCTATAAGGAGGGCGGGGCACCGTTTCGCACCATTCCGAGGCCCGCCATCCAAGCGATGCGCGGACTGGGCGTGGGGATCGCGACGCTCGCCTTCTTCGGCAGCGTGTGGCTGATGCCACTGGCAGATGCCGTCGCGATCACGTTCACCCAGCCGATGATCACAGCGCTGTTGGCGAGCGTATTTCTGGGCGAACGCCTGCGCGCCTCCACCATCATCGCCACCATAGTGGCCTTCATCGGTGTGCTGATCATCCTGCGGCCCAATTTCGCGGAAATCGGATTTGCAGCGCTTTTGCCGGTGCTCTGCGCTTTTGGAATGGCGGTGCTGATGACGGCAAACCGGGCTGCACGGGGAGCAGGGAGTTCGCTCGCGGCGCAAGTCTATGTCGCGGGCGGAGCGGCTGTCGTGCTGGTGAGCGCAGCGGTGCTGGGCGAGGCGAGCGGATATGCTGCTGTCGATTTCTACTGGCCCGAATGGCACGTGATGGCCCGCGCAGCCTGCGTGGCGGTAACGGCAACATGCGCGCACTGGCTGATTTTCATGGGCACGCAGCGCGCCGGTGCCGCCACCATCGCGCCAATGACCTATGTGCAGATCCTCGTCGCGACGACGCTCGCATGGATTTTCTTCAACGAAGCACCGGACGCGATTGCAATGGGCGGCGCGGCGCTCATCATCGGGTCGGGATTGTGGCTCTGGTATTTGGGCAGGCGGCGGGACGCGGCTTCCAGCACGGTCAGTCGCGGCGTATCCAGGCGGTAA